The sequence ACTGCAATGAAGAATTACGACCGCAATATGCTTTAAACATCGTAAGTTATGACTTTATAAATTTTAATCGCTTCTCATCTCTCAACAGGTTGATAAGAACTACAGCCTGGGTAATCTCGTTTACTAAAATATGCCGACGCCAAGTTGAAATCTTAAGTAGTTGCTACGGATTGACAGCCAGTGATTTGGAAACAGCAATATGCCTTCTATTCGTTACGTCCAAAATGAGTCCTTCAACGCCGAAATACAACAAATAAGCACAGTGCAAAGTATATCACGCCAAAGCTCTTTGCAAAAACTATCGCCGTATCTTGATGAAGAAGGAACTCTGCGTGTACGTGGGTGCATAGATGCTGCTAGCTGGTTGCCAATGGACGTGAGACACCCCTACTAGTAACATTGTATCACCACAAACTTATGGGTCATCAAAATACCGAAGCAACAATATGTTCCAAACGTCGTTTATTTTGGGTACCATGCCTACGAAGCCTTCTACGCAGCGTTATAGCCAGCTGTCCAGTGTGCCGCCTTCGCAAGGCTATACCAGTTCCACCACTCATGGGACCACTCACCATTGACAGGTTGACACCATACGTAAGACCGTTCACATACACGGGCCTCGATTATTTCGGTCCTGTATACGTAACGGTGCGACGCAGTACAGAGAAAAGATGGGTGGCTCTGTTCACATGCCTTACCATACGTGCAGTGCACTTGGAGGTAGACCACGACCTCAGCACGGACTCTTGCATCCGAAACTTCATAAATCGCCGAGGTGTGCCAAAACGCCTGAGATCTGATAACGGAAAAAACTTCGTCGGAACCAACAACGACGCCAAGCGTTTTGACGAAGTGTTCGACTGCACCCAAATACAGGACGAATTGTCAAAACGTGGCATCGAGTGGATCTTCAATTCGCCGCTTAATCCAGCCGAAGGAGGAGCATGGGAACGCATGGTGCGGTCCATAAAGAGGGTATTACAACAGACGATCAAAGAAGTCAAGCCGAGGGAACATACATTTAATTGTTTTTTGATTGAGGCCGAGAATAACGTCGACTACCGTTCTCTTACACATTTGCCAATTGACGCGAAACAGGAACAGCCGTTAACACCAAATGGCTTCTTATTGGGATCGGCTAATACTGCACAAACACCAGGCTCATCCGAAGTCGTAACTGATACACTCGCTATCCGCCAACAATGGCGTATTGCTCGGCAAATTCGTGATAATTTTTGGAAACGCTGGATAGCGGAGTACCTCCCTACTTTAACACGTCGGAAAAAGTGGTGCCAACGTACGCAGCCAGTAAAAAAGGGAGATCTAGTACTCCTATGCGATCCCAACGTTCCGCGAAGATAATGGTGTCGGTGTGTAGTGGAGGAAATTTACCCTGCCCAAGATGGTGAAATTCGTCAAGTTGACGTGCGAACTGTTCAAGGAGTGAAGCGGAGAGCTGTGTCCAAATTGGCCATTCTGCATGTAGTTGTTGGTGAATCGGATTAATTTACGGGGGTGGGAAAGTCGCAGAACGCCTAAACCCCATAAGGCACattttcatatttgtatttgaTTTCATTTGTTTACTTCTTTATCTTTATTGCCTACTCATCATATTCCACATGTACTAAACTGGAAtgaatttgtatgtacatatacatatgtactttaacTGTGAAATTGAATTCCATGTATTAATTTGCCATTAAGCGCGTTGTTCCGTTTTGCTTCCTGAAACACGATTCAGTCGTTGGCCAGCAAACCGAGGAAAAACAGCAAAataatcacacacacacacacacaactcGCTGCACAACGCACAACAAGCTATATTTGAATTCTAAAGAATATACTGTCTTATTAATAAACATATTGCTTATTATTTGGAAGGTGTGGAACGTTAAATTTGCTCATCCAGGCCAACGACAagtactcagataaattgcggattaaatcaaagcCCCCACCATAGGGCAGTACTcattgcgttagacctgtcaaaagcttttgatacggtcaaccatggcacgttactgcaagacccggaagggtctccccttcccccaagtcttaaaaggtggactgcaaattatctgtcaggtcggcaagcatcggtgcaattcaggaacgcaacatccataccaaggagaattaaacaagaggtgtcacaggatggtgtcctatccccacttttgtttaagttctacatatcaaagctaccttcaccaccagaaggaggaACTatggtttcctacgccgatgactgcactataatggccacaggcacaggcccacagatctatgagctttgtaataaaataaacaactatctccctgatctctccactttcttcgcctcgcgaaaccagacattgtcaccgactaaatcatcggcgaccttatttacaacatggacgtcccaaatgtcgaacaTTTTGAACATCCGCGTCAATGGCACCACGCGACCGACTTTCGTGACGTTCGATAAGGATCtaccttttggtgagcatgcagccgcaattgtaccgaaagtccagagccgcaataaaatcctaaaatcttTTGCTGGCAGCATctgggataaagataaagaaacgcccattaccacttacaaagcaattggcaagccgagtgcatgctacgcgtccccgatataatCGCCAAgtctaaagactactcactgggaAAAGCtgcagacctgccaaaataccgccctcagaaccgatACTGGTtgtattcttatgtccccagaacaccatccacataatgaggcgagattactccccattagggagagaaatcaaatgctaaccaaacagtttctgtcgaatacccagaaaccttggcaatccaaatagacatctgattgatgagcttacaccgcccaggggcttaaggggtcatctccgtaagcattatgaggaaatacggcatctgagaacacagccgtatgaagctaaaaagcacaagcaggtcttcagtgaaatccataaacaggcgtcggacctctatgccaggaattgcccggtggatcctgtactcaaagaacaatacccaaaactaggaGACTACGAGCGCACTCtctctagggaaacgcgcgtccttctagctcaacttcgacctgggtactgtaacaggttaaactcttacctatccagaaacaaccccgacatacaaaacatatgtcctgcttgcaatgtgtccccacgtgacaccaaccatctgtttAACTGTACTGTGAAACcaacgtttaatacctctctcattatggcccGCCCCTTtttaaacagcaagtttccttggactcccgttaggcaaagtgcacacgaggctacgcgtcagaCGCTCCAGGCGAAATTtttacgctttgatgccgaacacatgtatttgaatggagagctgcatacgaggcgtcagctgcatgaaagcgccaaagcatgaaattttcgtgtagctaagcgtacagcaatgttggccgctgagcgtacgtacgcttagctacacgaaaattgcatgctttgtcgctttcatgcagctgacgcctcgtatgcagcgataggagtgatatcggacgataagaatctcctatgttaccTGATTTCcctggctttagtagcgggaccaccttgcccattttccatttttcggggatgacaaaggtggaaagggacaggttgaagatatgTGCTAGATATTTAAATCCCTCTttacctaggtttttaagcatcatcatgactatgccgtctgggcccactgcttaaGATGGTTTAGCCCGACCTCTTTGGAGATGATAGTAACTAGGGACGCGCTGTATTAATGTTTATAAGCGCATCTATTGGCCCGCCTTCTAACTTTATCAACCGCGTGTTTTTACATCTAAATTAAGCGTCCGAATCCAATCTGCCCTTCGAGGGAgatattaaggccacaatagaggtggacggttgacgcaagggtgctcaaatggcggacgaggcgatacatgtgtacacagatgtttccaaagtagtggaaggagtggggtctgcggtatctgtgctgatccggaaataaacagatcctacaggctgccggattactttcgcgttttccaagcggaaatattagccgtaaccaaagcagtagaaatactggaagagaatagcttaaactgcaaccgtgttaacttttatattgacagtcaagcagcagttaaggcaataatctcgcatagcacagcatctgaatgcgtgttagagtgtaagcagtctctggagagaatcgggacatggAGATGtatgcatctatattgggtctcagggcatatgggaatgaaaaagcggatgaactatctaaaaagggcgcatcccttgaagcttgctccgtagacgtcccaattttACTGGGCGAGAttgagcgaaggcgagaggtgcacatgatgaTTATGTGTagctcttacaaccttagactaataaagttgcttccatcattaaaaagagattactgtagactcatgacgggtattctgactggacattgtcttctggcgtcacatgtctttaaattaggcttggccagtgatagcagatgtgtgcgggttggaggatgaagcgatcgagcacgttctttcgcccctgcgcttgccaggataAAGCCCCAATTACtggtacttagcatagacttgacttgacttggcgtaaacttggcaacttagccacgattatactccacttggcgcatacaatctggcatcataatcagcggtgaaatttacttacttcttacttacttaattagcgtttaaccgtctaaacggttatgacggtccaacaaggcgcgccagtcgctccttcgctccgccaaccggcgccaattggtcacaccaagggagtttaaatcggtttccacctggtccttccaacggagtgggggccgccctcttcctctgcttccataggcgggttccgatagaaacactttcttggccggagcatcatctttcattcgcataacatggcctagccatcgcagccgctgcgttttaatttgctggactatgttgatgtctgcgtatagctcgtacagctcatcattaaatcttcttcggtactcgccatcgccaacgcgtacaggtccat is a genomic window of Eurosta solidaginis isolate ZX-2024a chromosome 4, ASM4086904v1, whole genome shotgun sequence containing:
- the LOC137248009 gene encoding uncharacterized protein; the encoded protein is MGHQNTEATICSKRRLFWVPCLRSLLRSVIASCPVCRLRKAIPVPPLMGPLTIDRLTPYVRPFTYTGLDYFGPVYVTVRRSTEKRWVALFTCLTIRAVHLEVDHDLSTDSCIRNFINRRGVPKRLRSDNGKNFVGTNNDAKRFDEVFDCTQIQDELSKRGIEWIFNSPLNPAEGGAWERMVRSIKRVLQQTIKEVKPREHTFNCFLIEAENNVDYRSLTHLPIDAKQEQPLTPNGFLLGSANTAQTPGSSEVVTDTLAIRQQWRIARQIRDNFWKRWIAEYLPTLTRRKKWCQRTQPVKKGDLVLLCDPNVPRR